The DNA window CGGGCCGGCCTGGGTGGCATCGGCCGTGGAGCCCGTAGAGAGCGCCGCCGACTGCGTCGCGCGGCTGAGCGCGCCGGGATTTGAGCCCTCGTTCACTGCACTCGTCGACGCGCGGGCCGCCGAGCGAGTGCGCGAGGGCATGCCCGCGGCCGGCCAAGGAGCGACTGGGCCGCGCGCGTGGCTGACCACCTACTCGCCGCATCGGCTCGCGTACGAGGTCTCGGCGCCCGGGGGCGGCCTGCTGGTGACCTCGGAGACGATGCTCCCGGGGTGGCGGGCGAGCGTGAACGGCCGGCGCGCCGAAGTGGTCACGGCCGACTGGGTGCTGCGGGCCGTGCCGGTGCCCGCCGGTCGTAGCCATGTGGTGCTGACGTACGAGCCGTCGTCCTATCGCGTCGGGTTGTACCTGAGTGGCGTCGGGCTGGCGCTGGCCGCCGGAGCCCTGGCCTACAGATGGCGCCGGCCGACGCCAGAATAGGAGGTACCCCTCGCGCGGCATCGCGGCTCTGCCGCCGCCGCTCGTGGTTGACGACGCCCGGTTGGGGAGCCCATCCCCCGCCGGGCGTCGCCGCGTCGGACCGTCCGCGCCGGGCCTCCTTGCCGCGCGCTGCGCCCTTCCACGGTGGCATCGGCCAGGATCCCTTGACAACTCGGTGGCGCCGTACTAATATGGTCGCAGCACGTACTGGCATCGGCCGGGCCGTGCCGGTCGAGCCAGGCATGGCATGGCGTCCCGAATGGGCGCGCATACGGCGCCGCGCTTGACCACCTCGCGCGGAGGTGGATGTACATGGGCAAACGCATGGAGGTCCCTCCCGTGGTCGCGGCGATTCTGGTCGTGGTGGTCGTGGCCATCGCCGGGCTGTTTCTGTGGCGCTCGACCGGACCGAAGGGCAAGGTGCGAGTCGACTCCAACAAGATGAAGGAGGCCTACGGGAAGGCCATGGGGGCGAGCGAGGGGCGCTACGTGCGCCCATCCGGCGGACCCGGCCAGCAGATGGGAGGTACGACGCGCTAAGTCAGGTAATCGCCACGCCGCGGACCCGTGTTGCGTGAACCGCCGCGGCGGGCAATCGAACCCAGAGAAGGGGGCTGATCGACATGAAAGGCAAATCGGGCTTCACGCTGATCGAGTTGCTAGTCGTAATTGCCATCATCGCCATCCTTGCGGCGATCCTCTTCCCGGTCTTCGCCCAGGCCCGCGCCACGGCACGCAAGACCGTATGTCTCTCCAACCTGAAGCAGCTCAACCTGGGGGTACAGCAGTACATCCAGGACTACGACGAGCGCTTCCCGGGCTGGACGTGGGGCAACCGCTACACTGCGGACAGCGGCACGTTCTGGGACAACGCCATCTATCCGTACGTGAAGAACCTCGGCGTCTACCAGTGCCCGGACGACATTCTGGAGTGGAACCACGATCCGGACTGGACGCGCAACGGCCCGGACGGCGGCGCCAACGACCGGTTCGTGACTCCGAGCGGCTGCAACTTCTGGGATCGGTGCAACCCGACGCATAACTCCTACGCGATCAACGAGACGCTCACCGGCGCGCGGAAGCTGGCGGCGGTGCAGCAACCGGCGAGCTACTCGTGCTTGCTGGAGGGCGCCATCTCGCTCGTGGATGCGTGGCAGGACCCGGCGCTGGCCGGCCGCATCGCGGCCCGGGCGGCCTTCGCGTCGCAGACCGAGGGCTGCTGCATGATGTGGGGCGAGATCGGCGGCAACTACGGCTGGCACACCGCGCAGGAGTACATCGACTTCTACGGCAAGGCCAAGTGCGATAACTCTGCGCGCCACCAGGGCGGCACGAACGTCTCCTACGTCGACAGCCACGTTAAGTTCCAGCGCTGGATGGACCTGACGCCGGACAAACTCTCACCGATCTGAGCGGGCATCCGAGCGGTTCCATCAATGCCTGAGAAGACGGGCGGCGCGCGCAGCGCCGCCCGTCTTCTCAGGCGGGGCCGGGCAGGGATGGCGACAGGACGGGTTGGCCCGGCGGTACGTTGCCAGAGGTGGGGAAGAGCGCCCGCTTGCGCGCATGTGGCGAGCCCCGCGCGGCCGTGCATCGGATGCCGGAGGCGCCGTCGCTCCTCCGGGGAGCGCTCGCCCGGGCCCGGCCCGGTCTCCTGGGAGCCCCCACGGGGATCGTGCTGGCGCTGCGGGTCGCTACGGCGCCGTGTCTGCGCGTCGCTCTGCGCCAGACCACGACGCGCCAACGCCCCGGCTGTGGGAACCGCGACGCGGGACGTACCGGATGCACCGGCGGGACGGTTCGTCACGCGCGACACGGCGCTGGGCGAGCATCGCGGCCTCTATTGCGAGCACGACCCGGCGCCTCGTGTTGACCCGGGCGCGACGGGCGGTCTCGCGTGGCGAATGTCCTCTGAATCGGTGAGCCGCTGGCTTTCGATGGAGGCCCTTCGGGACCCGCAAGGAGACAGCCTATGATGGGAGCGCGAATCGATGTCTGGGACGCCGAGCACCTATGGCTCATCAACGGGATCGTGCATGACACGTCCTACGCTGTTTCAGATCACCGCCTGGGTCCGGAGCCTGGGACGCTCACCGTGCCGTTCCGCCGACCCCGGGAGGACCGGCGCACGCGCCCGCTGTTCCGTCGTCGACCCGCGCCGGAGCTTGTTCCCTGGCTGCTGCGGATCTGCAACGTAACCGACCATCGCATCACGGACGACCAGGGGATCGACGAGTACCCGGTCAACGTTATGCGCTACGATGAGCAGTCTGGCCTCGTGACCGTTGATACCGACATTCCCACGGGGTTCGAGGTTCGCGTGAGCGCCCTTCACATCACACTGATCGCGGAACCGGACACGTGAGCGGCGGGCCGGATGACGCTGGCGCCGCGCTCGCCCGGCTCAACGCGCGCCCGAAGGTCGCTATCGGGTTGAGGGCGTGGTACTGCGTCGTCTGTACCCTCCTGCTTCCGCTGGCTGCGTCGATCGCGTGGGAGGTACGGCACGGGGGGGGTAGGAGCGCGAGGTCAGCGCGCTACGCGGCATCGGTGCCTGGCGCTCGAATGCGCCGAGTGGAACCCTGGCGGGCGGGAGTCGTGGGCGCGCCCGGCGAACTGGGAAGCGCACCGGCGATGAGGCAGCCGATGGGGCGCGGGTTGCGCCGCACGGCCGAGCCGGGGCGGGAGG is part of the Chthonomonadales bacterium genome and encodes:
- a CDS encoding DUF1559 domain-containing protein — encoded protein: MKGKSGFTLIELLVVIAIIAILAAILFPVFAQARATARKTVCLSNLKQLNLGVQQYIQDYDERFPGWTWGNRYTADSGTFWDNAIYPYVKNLGVYQCPDDILEWNHDPDWTRNGPDGGANDRFVTPSGCNFWDRCNPTHNSYAINETLTGARKLAAVQQPASYSCLLEGAISLVDAWQDPALAGRIAARAAFASQTEGCCMMWGEIGGNYGWHTAQEYIDFYGKAKCDNSARHQGGTNVSYVDSHVKFQRWMDLTPDKLSPI